The window tgtactgtaaagtgctttgagtggtcatcaagactagaaaagcgctatataaatacaaaaccatttaacaAGTTATAGCAACACAATTGTTGGTGTGTTAcctatttatgtattttctaaAGTTGGTAATACATTTTCTCAGCAAAGAAATTACAGCAGCATTGTGGCATAATGTAATTGGAGCTGTAATATGGAAAGTCGTCTGCAGACCCTGTTTTTGTACAATTATATTTCTGATTTACTGTAATTCTGCGTGGCctaagaagaaagagaaaaagaggaggatcCAGTGGCAAGATCCTGATCAAACTGCCATTGTCATTGTTTAGAATGCTTTATAGTGTTCCAAGActtgtgtacatgtgtctgtgcatgtgcctTAATACAGACTCTGGACAGCGGCCAGCTCTCATCAGGGGTCTCGGTGAACAATAACATGGTGAATCACCCTCTCCATTTTTAACACCCCTAATCTCAGACTGGCCAGGAGAGACTTCCCCTTGGCGAGTAAACACCAGTGAACAGTTTGGAAGGGTCCGGAAAAGAAGTGAGAGTTCATGTTTGCGTTTAAACATTTTAGCACAGAGTAGAGAATACAGGAGGGTCATGAGGAGAAGCTGAAAATAGCCTATCAGAAGCCGGGCCACTTCAGCAGAGCAGCGCGCTTTGAGAGGCAATGCGATCATAACTTGCTGTTGCTCCCTTATTTAGGTTTGATACTGCAGCTGCATTCATGTCCAATCATGGGTGATGATTATACTGTGTAGTTGCAGTAGTGTGCATCTTATCTCACATCGTATATATCAAACTCAGATAAATTGCAAGGCAGCTGTGGTTGTGTGATCAAAAGACAATTAGCTCATTCAACATGAGTCACTGGACTGAAGAATAGGTTGAGAACGAAATGGGACAGCCCAGTTTTTGTTCAAACATGTTCTCTCACCCAGCGTCCGATAACAGATCAACATGTTTGATCCTGAGAGTCTACACCACACACTATTCGTCTTCGCTCCAGGCACAGAACTCACCCTGACGACACTCTCTGGCGTTCAGGAAAACAGGGTTGGATGTTAAGGAAATGGTTTTTCCAGACAGGCTTAGACATATTTCCCTTGCCTAAACTGAATTGAAAGTAAGCTGGTATGATTACAGagggatttctttttaatttaccTTCAAATGAGGAATCACATCTTGGAAATACCCTGGTGCCAGGTTCCCCCTTGCTTTTGAGGCTTTCAGTGATCTGGAATCCTCTCTTTACATTTGGTattatcaataaaatataacattccTGGCTGTAACAGATATTATAGGTACTGGTCTACTGTATAAACATATTTGACGTACCATTCTCCATGTACTCCGTCACAATAAGAATTGGCTCCTGGGTAACCACAGCAAAGAGGCGGACGAGGCGAGGATGTTGCAAGTTCTTCATCATGTTGGCCTCGGCCAAGAAGGCCTCCACCGACATTGTGCCCATCTTCAGCTTTTTAATTGCCACTTCCCTGTCATTATTGTATTCTCCTGTAAGCACACATTCAATTTATACAGCTGTCAGTCTCTGAAGTACACTGTTTAAAACAAGACCACACTTACACCCATGATAGCAGCTCTGCAGGTCCTTCACAAAGAGGTGCTTTGAGATAAATGCTAACACACATATAGATTTTTAGCAGTTATGTTTACTGAACATCACTGACATCACTCTGACTGTATCACTGTATCACTGCAACCCTGTAAACACCATGTTTACACTGAACATCTTACCATTACATGTAGCAATACTGGGAATAAAATCCTATTCAATGTGCTCCATCATTTTTATCGGCAGTGGAAACTATAAAGGATGGTTATCACATATCTTCATGTCAACTACACTCCCATTATTCAAATATGTCCACAGACCAATGTTTGGATGGGaacagtgaaacaaacacagtgcCAGGTCTACGTGCAAGACGATCCTGTAAATAGAAAGTGGCTGTGACGAGTTCCATGGTTGGCAATGTTTAGCTAACACAGTGCTAAGAGCTAACACAGTGGTTTGTGTGAGACGTTGACCAGAAAATACCCCTGCAATTGACTAATAAGGGGGTTAACTCAATACTCCACAATAACAATAGGCATTTATGCAAGTATTGTTCAAGAGACAAGGGTCACGGAGAAGGTAGATGAATGTAGTTTGGGTTATGTTACATCATTCCCCTGCTAACCAGCTCAAACAAACAGTAAGGACTTAACTGTGTTACTAAAAAACCTTTCTGGCCCACAATTGATTAAGCAAACAGGCTTCGCACATGAGCTGAATCTGTGCAAAATGATTTGCATGATtggaaaaatacacaataatacCTACATATTCTATTCCTCAACCCACCACCAGCTCTTTAGTCTCCCTCCGCCATCTTTCATCATCTCTGATACTCACCCATCCATACTTCTCCAAACTGTCCTGCTCCAAGCCTGCGCAGCAGCTTCAGGGACTCTCTGGGAATCTCCCACTCATCCTGCCACCAAGGCTTCTGCGGTGCCCTCGACTGACAAGGCTTCCCCAGCTTCGTGCACAGTCCATCTGTCTCGCCTGGATGCCAGAGAGAGGAAACGGGGTTAAAATGAATTCAGATGGAGACCCTGCACAGTGTCTCGTAATCTAGTAAGTCATTCCTCAAGAGGCTGTACGCACGGATGTGATGTTGGACAAGCTCCTTCAGCGAGCTAAAGGAGATCTTGGCTGTGATGTAGAAGCCACCGTTGTCCATGTTGCGGATCCTGTAGTGCTTGACTCCTTCACCTGTGTTGTGGTCCAAGTCCCTGATGGATAAGGAGTAAGATCCTACGGCAAAGAAAAGGCACAATCTTCTGTGAACGAGTGTGCAGATTTCACTGATAGATGAAACTATTTTATCATGCAAAGtcatgcaaaatgaaaaaaggttgatggatttattattatttactctTATTATAATTCTTGTTCCCACCTTGATTCGGGAGATAATTATGATCTAAATTTTGGAGTTTTATGTAATGCTTTGGGTGAGtagatgtaaacaggaagtattGCTATAGAGTCAGTTTACTGTGGGCTACCACATTACATGCTGTAAGCcttctttctttacattttggTAAATTAACATTATTTCTATTACGCTAAACCAGCGATGAGCAGTTCCTGTTTGCAGAAAATCTAAAAACGGGTTCTTTAAAAACTTATGGAGAATAGATTGCGTTGCTTTTTCCGCAACTTCTAAGTGGATTCATAGATATTTTCTTATAATGGACATCAGAGATAATGATGTCCTCATGAAGTGCTTGTGGTGACATGATGGTACCCAGGGATCGATGGGACTGGCTCCTAACCCCCAAAACCAAGATTCTAATATTTACCATTTCACTGTTTAAGTTAAGCGTGGTAGAGCCCTAAGAGCTGGGTAAGGACAGACAATTCATAGTGGTCTTTTATGGCACATATATGGAGAGGTCATCATTACTCTGTTAATGCCGCATTTCTAGAATATATGGTGGGATcacatgaatgtaaatgaatgttCCTACATTTTCATTCCTCACAGTCAAACAGATAAAGTAAGTCTGGAGACAGGAAGGAGTGTTGTGGGAAATCAGTCCGCCCATTTTTGAAACCCTGCCAGTAAAAACAAGACGAGACATATCGAGGAGCATGATCTCACTTGTGTGGTACTTACACCATCAtagtttatttagattttttgtttgttttgtgtttaaaatgctacttttagcatctttcagcaaATGTCACAGTGGAAGAACATATTCACATTTCCGGCAGTGAAACCATCTTGCAAAATGGAAAATTAGATTTTGTGTCGATAACGTGTGAGTCAACGCTCTGATGACAAAAACCATCAGCTCACCTTGGATAGTCTCACTCTCTCGTATCAGGAAGGAGCCTTGCGTATTCCCAGGAGCGAGGAGGAGCCTCATGGCTTCGTTTCGAGAAATGCTCTTGAAGAACCACCTgcagcacaagcacacacaatatgtgtgacgctttttttttttagctaacCACTTCCCTTTCTCCAGGGACACAGCATGCACTATACGAGATGAGAACAGTAtcattttgtttcctgtgtgacgTACGGTTCAGTCTCCACTGTGGTCATAGCAATAAAGTTGTATGGGATGAAGCCCTGCTGGCCTGTTGTGAGTGACTCCGCCAGATACCACTCCGGATCATCCCTGGATGTCAGAGGAGACAGTAATGATACCATGAGTAAGTTACAGGTCTGCGATGCCTCACAGCAGTCTAGACCTTACGGGGGATGAAAAGCTACAAAACCAGAAAGCAGCTTCAAAGAGGTTCTCAGAGGCATATAGCGTTTTATGCAACGTAAATGATCACTGCCTGAAATTAACCGTGTTACACTTTGTTGGCAGCTAAATGTCTTTACGTCCTTACATATCAGCacaagagacagaggagaccaCTGAGAAATGAGACACCTTCACTGACTTTCATGACTTTTGATCTTTAACCACATTGGGTACAGATGGTTAAACCTTTGGAGTCTATCAGTGGACTGGTTGAATTAgttaatatatacatttaaataattttttttttatagctacCTCTGTCAGGGCCGTAGCAAGGATTTTGGAAACACAGGTCCTAGTTCCCCTCAGAAAACCCCACTCAGCTATGAAACTGTTGACAAGCCAACTCTGCATCATTTTATCAgtaatgtttgtttaatgtttaaaatttAGTCTAAAATGTTATGATTAGCCTTACAAGATAAAattaatgttgtaaatgtgCAATCAGtgcatttttattacaaaaaaatgttaCTGAGAACACAACCTAAGTATTCTCAGGTATATGTTGGTTTAGACTTAATAACAGTTTGCTGAATGGATGCAGGTCGGATCCCTTAATAAAGGCAAATAAACCTTTTTCAGATACATAAAGCCATCTTTTAATTTCTCCAAAAAATTGAAAGCACTACAGGTCTGTAAGCCTGACATTTACACCTATTTTCTTTGAGTTCAGGTTTCCTGTCCTTGCGATGTTTCCTTTTCAAACTCATGATGTAATCATGTGGttcatttgatcttttttccattttagttttttttgtgtcagtatagagagaaaagaaatgttggGTGAAGATGAGCTCGACTGAAATGCTGCAAAGTCTCCTGTCAGACAACAAACCAGGGGCATTGTGAATACACACTGTGCACCTCAGACCAGGCCTCTGTGCTCAGCCAGGTTTCTTTTTGAAGCTGTAAATGATGGTGGTCGCTGGTCAGGATGCACATGACTTATCATACCGCATACAGGGTGTGACACATTTAGAATGTTGTTGAAGGTGACTGAACAGTTGTCTGGAGCTGAAATCTGGTTTCCTGTAgcttttctatatttttatatatcgGCAGCTTACTTGTTGATGATCTTGAGTTTGTCTCCCTTCTCAAAGCCCAGGTCGCCATCGTGGTTGGGTTCATAGCTGTATATGGCCTCCACAAGGTTGTCTGCAAAAGCGATGTTGGGTATTAGTTAAGGTGAAATACACCGGGGACTGTTTTAATCAGGAATGTTTCTTATATAaagttttatgttgtgtttaaatTCCTATGATATGGACAAATGGCTGCTGTTCTTGCTTCATCCCATGTGCAGTGTTAAATGTGTGATGATTGCCTATTATTAACAATTTGGCATATCTACAGAATCTTAActcaattaatacattttccacCAAAGTCAAATTTTTCCAGTTATCTTAATAAAAGATTTTTCCAGACAAAGGCGTTcagacatttcttttgttgttgagCAGCGAATTGTTTCCTTGAACACTGGAGTCATATTATTTTGTTTCCGAAAGAATTTTGACTTGCAATGATTTGCTTTTTATACTACGTAGCAGAAAAAGAATACTGCAAGTACAGGAAGATGATATGCAGAAAGGGGGGTGTGAAACTCCTGAGGTGATATGCTAGTTAACCCTTTAacaatttaaagtgaaaatatagtTCAATGCATTCCCAAAGGAAATGTGGGTCCTGGTTTTGACCCTGCAGAAATCATAAGACCTCGCGACAAAATAATCCAAACCTAGGATATTGTACTTGAGCCTATCATATACCAACTTAGCATTTTAAACCCACCCATCTAATGTTCATGTAAGTAACAGGGGGACGGGGGAAACGctgaaatcataaaaaaaatgtaaacaaatgatGAACTACAGGAAGATTTAATGTCTACTGGTAGGCTACTAAGGAAATAAGAAATTTAAGGAGCTGAGTAGAtgtaaaatgaatttaaactCAAATTCACATGAAAGTAAaggaacattttctttttaaaatgagctTTAGTCATTGTATGAACTGTATTATTTCATTGTGCATTAAATTCATCTTCAAATGATACTTTACACTGAAACAGCTGAAGATATTACACTCAGTATGTATTTGATATTATAAGTCTGTGTTTTACTAATGTTTCTCTGTCTATAGGACAGctaatgtctgtctgtccaacCAGGTAAAGCGATTCCTCGTCTGTCGCTCATCCATTTCTGTTTACCCATattaaagggttttattgtgaagtttCCCTGATACCAATAATAGGTGTTGTATGTTGTTCACATATTGTAAAGTACATCTGTGATTTCGGATCATAGACTATATAATACAAATTTatttagtttggcttttttcATCATATTACATATTAGTAACAATATCGACAAATGCACCGAactcagagacagacacagaaaaacgTACTGTATGTTATTACCTGGTAAAGGTGACATAGGGGGTGAATGTTGTGAATGGCAAGGAATCAGCTGATCTGTGTACTGGCGAAAGGAAAACAAGATCAAACTTGTAGCTTTCCAAAGAGCAATAAAAGATTTAGGTGATAACAACATATATAATAGAATGTTCACATTCACAATAGAAACAAACTAACGCAGATCTCGACCATAAATTATTAGCAgttagctgttttttttcttccagacaAAATGTCTGGCCCATGCAGGTGGCTTTCTCCTTTATTTCTAATCTAATGAAACATCTAACTCGCAGCgaggaaacaaacaacattaGGGGAATAATTTCGCTGCCATTTAATTATACAGGCAGGAGACAACTTCCGTCACAGTTATGTAAGTTATAACAACTTATCTGAGCCGTAACATACAAAAGCAGGTTGTATTTCATAGTTTTAGTGGTTATTTGACATGAATAGTTTCTCCTGTGTTATCATTTATAGCTATCTACCCAAATAACCCAAACCAACTCATGTAGAGCTTGCACAAGCACTCAGTTTGTACTGTgtgcaaacataaatacatgtgcatacaaataaaaataacatgatatgtacacaaacaaaatgttgacTTACTGGATTGCATGACTGGGGAGGTATGGGACAGTTGCATTGTTCACAGATTTCATCCAAGTTCTCAATCCAGTCAGTGTCTGAATAATCCGAACTGCAGTTACATCCCATCTTTTCTGCAATTTAGAGGTTCAAGTAATGacagtaataatatatataattacaaatttttaa of the Hippoglossus stenolepis isolate QCI-W04-F060 chromosome 10, HSTE1.2, whole genome shotgun sequence genome contains:
- the lck gene encoding tyrosine-protein kinase Lck — translated: MGCNCSSDYSDTDWIENLDEICEQCNCPIPPQSCNPYTDQLIPCHSQHSPPMSPLPDNLVEAIYSYEPNHDGDLGFEKGDKLKIINKDDPEWYLAESLTTGQQGFIPYNFIAMTTVETEPWFFKSISRNEAMRLLLAPGNTQGSFLIRESETIQGSYSLSIRDLDHNTGEGVKHYRIRNMDNGGFYITAKISFSSLKELVQHHIRETDGLCTKLGKPCQSRAPQKPWWQDEWEIPRESLKLLRRLGAGQFGEVWMGEYNNDREVAIKKLKMGTMSVEAFLAEANMMKNLQHPRLVRLFAVVTQEPILIVTEYMENGSLVDFLKTTEGSSLPMNTLIDMASQVADGMAFIEQENYIHRDLRAANILVSHEHICKIADFGLARLIEDNEYTAREGAKFPIKWTAPEAINYGTFSIKSDVWSFGILLTEIVTYGRIPYPGMSNPEVIQNLERAYRMPKPDNCPDGLYNVMGMCWRETPDDRPTFEYLRSVLEDFLTATERQYQEDPCMGRKT